Below is a genomic region from bacterium.
AACGACCTAATCCTATTAGAAGGGGAGGGTAGAACATGTGGCAACGACCTGATGATGTGCAAACTGTGGAATTGTTTTTCGCAGGTGAACGGGTAAAGCCAGGAAGATACCGTGAAGTAGGAACAGGCAAAGAACTACATCTGGAAAAGGAAGATATTCTTCCTACTAGCCATGATGGGCGTGTTGCTTGCTATATGCTTGTCAGCGATACTTGGGGACAAATGAAAGTACAAGCTATTGTACGTCAAGCATCGACTTAACTTAGAATTTACTTGAGACTCATATGTTATCAGTTTGTCTTTTTTATTCTGTTGACTTGCCAAATGTATCATTCTCGATTTAGTCGTATATGTCAACTCGGTAGATAAATGAAGGAGGTGACATCTGTTGAGTATCCGTGAAGAGTCCGATATTGGTCGATTACTGGAGCAATTGGAGACTCACCCAGATCGTGGATTGTCTCATATAGAAGCCTACCATCGTCTTCGCAAATACGGTTCGAACGAGTTGGAGAGGCCATACATGCTATTAGTAATGGTGATAAGTGCGGCTCTTTTCTGCCTTGCCTTGGGAATGGTGCTGGTTCTCAAAGGAGAATTCGTCTATACCCTTGGTATAGTGGCAATCGGAGCCTGTCTGTCCCTCTTGGCCGTAAAGCTATGGATTCGTTATATCCGAGTAACAAAGGTCTCCAGAAAAGAAATCCCTTGTATATGCTCTGGGATAAGAACGGGTCGGTTGCAGCAACTGCTTGTTTATGCACTTGTTCCTGGGGATATAGTCAGACTCCAGGTAGGTGAGTTAGTTCCCGCTGACGGGAGATTAATTGAAGCTGTAAACTTAATGGTTCAAGAAAAGATATTTTCAGGCAATCAAAATCCTGTGGCAAAAGATGCTCTTTCTTCAGATGGTTCAGAACTCGAAGGATTCAAAAACAAGGTATTTATGGGTTCCATCGTAATAAGTGGAAGAGGGGTATTCGTTGTGACACAGACAGGTGCAAACACTCGTATCGGCAAAGCCAAGGCTCTGGCCCGCAAAAAGATGAAATAATTGTGTCAAGATAATAACTTCTGCACGTTTGCAACGTTTCAACTAGATATTGAAGGAATCAATTGTGAGTGATCAGAAAGGTTACTTATTGTACTTGCTGAATAACAAAGGAGATTATAAAGTATGAGCGGTTTTGATATAAGAAACATTAATGGACTGAATCAGGATGAAGCTGAACAAATTCTGAAAATAGATGGTCCTAATGAATTGCCAACTTCAAAGCCGCGCAGCATCTTCGCCATCGCTGTAGAAGTTTTTCGTGAGCCGATGTTCCTCTTATTGATAGCAGGTGGAGCGATTTATCTACTGCTTGGAGATCTGCAGGAAGCCCTCTTGTTGCTTGGCTTCGTTTTCGTGGTGATTCTTATTACACTTCACCAAGAACGCAGAACTGAAAACGCACTCCAGGCGTTGAGAAACTTATCAAGCCCACGGGCACGGGTGATAAGAGAGAGTAAAGAGATGCGCATCCCCGGTCGAGAGGTCGTGAAAGGCGATGCAGTCATCATTTCTGAAGGGGATCGTGTTCCGGCTGATGGAGTGGTGATTTCACACACCAATCTTTCAATTGATGAATCTTTACTCACGGGAGAGTCGGCGCCGGTACGGAAGTGTGAATGGGATGGCAAGTCAGTCGACATGTTCCCTGGTGGTGATGATGAACCGTTTGTGTTTTCCGGTACTTTGGTTGTGCAGGGTCAGGCACTTTTGCAGGTATGTAAAACAGGTATTCGCACCGAGATAGGGAAGATTGGGCGGTCTTTACAGTCAATTGAAGTGGAAAAGACCTCATTGCAGAAGCAGACCGGTAAGTTAGTAAGAAACCTTGCGATTCTTGGCGGTTCGCTAAGCGCCCTTGTTGTCATCGCATATGGGCTTACCAGAGGTGACTGGCTTCATGGCCTCCTGGCCGGTGTTGCTTTAGCGATGGCGATGCTGCCTGAAGAATTTCCGGTCGTCCTTACTATATTCCTTGCCCTGGGCGCATGGAGAATCTCACGAAAGCAAGTATTGGCCAGACGGATGCCGGCTATCGAGATACTGGGATCAGCCACCGTCCTGTGCGTCGACAAGACGGGAACTCTGACCCACAACCAAATGACCGTCGGGCAACTTTACGCCCATGACAAACACCTAGTCTTAGACAACGCTGGCAATACCCCGTTGCCGGAGGATTTCCATTCCCTCATTGAGTTTAGTATTTTGGCAAGTCAGCGTGACCCGTTCGACCCGATGGAGAAGGCATTTCACAAGCTGGGACATGAATGTCTAGCCGCAACTGAACACATCCATCGAGATTGGACCATTGTCCTGCAGTATCCGTTATCAAAGGAATTGCTTGCAATGTCCCATGTTTGGAAATCCAACGTGGAGAGTGACTATATCATAGCTGCAAAGGGTGCGCCCGAGGCCATTGCTGATCTCTGTCATTTCGATAATGAACAAAAATCAGCTTTGACCGTGCAGATCACAACGATGGCGGAGAGCGGATTACGTGTACTAGCAGTAGCAGGGGCACGTTTCACAAATGGCGATGATCTACCAAGCCAACAGCACGAGTTTGACTTTGAGTTCCTCGGTCTCGTGGGTCTGGTTGACCCAGTTCGAGCCTCCGTTCCGAGTGCAATTGCCGAATGTTATGAGGCAGGCATCAGAGTAGTCATGATTACGGGTGACTATCCAGCCACAGCTCGCAATATCGCTACACAGATCGGTCTGAAGGATCCAGATCACATTATCAGCGGCGAAGAACTCAATGCCATGTCCGATTCCGACTTGCGCAGCCGGATAGCAGATGTCAACGTTTTTGCGAGGGTTATCCCTGAACAGAAGTTGCGGATTGTCCAAGCGCTCAAGGCGAATGGAGAAGTCGTCGCGATGACCGGCGACGGTGTCAACGACGCCCCTGCCTTGAAGGCCTCCGATATCGGCGTAGCGATGGGAGGGCGCGGTACCGACGTGGCACGTGAGGCTTCAGGATTGGTTCTCCTCGATGATGACTTTTCATCTATAGTTGCTGCGATACGGCTGGGACGCAGGATATACGACAATCTAAGAAAAGCGATGGCCTATATCTTTGCAGTACATGTACCTATTGCTGGGTTGTCTCTAATCCCTGTTGCATTGGGTTGGCCGCTGATATTGATGCCCATACATATTGTATTCATGGAGCTGATTATCGACCCTGCCTGTTCTACTGTGTTCGAGGCAGAAGAAGGAGAAGCCAACGTAATGAGGCGTCCCCCAAGAGATCCTAATGAATCCATATTCGACAAAAGAACTGTTATCTGGAGTCTTCTTCAGGGGCTGAGCGTCCTGTTGGTGTCCCTTAGTGTGTTCATCGTATGGCGTAATATTGGAGCAACCATAGAGGAATCCCGCGCCATGTCGTTCGCCACCTTGATAATAGCCAATCTAACATTGATATTAACGAATGCCTCGTGGTCTCGGAGTATCCTTGCTACCCTGCGCTCGAAAAATCAGGCTATGTTGTGGGTTCTAAGCGGGGCGTTCTCTTTTCTCGCGTTAGTAATCTATGTGCCGATGTTCAGTAAGTTTTTTCTCTTCAGTAGACTCAATTCGCTAGAGGGATTAGCCTGCATGGTTGCCGGCCTGACAAGTGTAGCTTGGTTTGAGCTTCCAAAACTGATCATGGCACGCCGTGGTAAAGCTTTTCTTTCAAAGTCCTGAGTTGATCCTTGATAAATTCAAGCATTCATGACAAGACTGTAGACACACTGAAGTGGCCGGCTGTAGGTTCCACTTCTCTACAGATATACCGAAAAGTTTACCTAGACGATACTTCTACGCAACCTTGTTCAGTCACTATATGGTTGTACACATGACTTTCACATCTGACATTACGAAATATCGGAGGATTTATTGACTGTAGAAGCTGAAGTTCAAATCCGGGAGCAACTCGCCGAGTTAAAAACGGACTCGTTGTGCGGCCTTTCTGAGAAGGAAGCACAGGAGCGATTAACCACATATGGTCACAACGAAATACGCGAAGCAA
It encodes:
- a CDS encoding cation-transporting P-type ATPase translates to MSIREESDIGRLLEQLETHPDRGLSHIEAYHRLRKYGSNELERPYMLLVMVISAALFCLALGMVLVLKGEFVYTLGIVAIGACLSLLAVKLWIRYIRVTKVSRKEIPCICSGIRTGRLQQLLVYALVPGDIVRLQVGELVPADGRLIEAVNLMVQEKIFSGNQNPVAKDALSSDGSELEGFKNKVFMGSIVISGRGVFVVTQTGANTRIGKAKALARKKMK
- a CDS encoding cation-translocating P-type ATPase, with product MSGFDIRNINGLNQDEAEQILKIDGPNELPTSKPRSIFAIAVEVFREPMFLLLIAGGAIYLLLGDLQEALLLLGFVFVVILITLHQERRTENALQALRNLSSPRARVIRESKEMRIPGREVVKGDAVIISEGDRVPADGVVISHTNLSIDESLLTGESAPVRKCEWDGKSVDMFPGGDDEPFVFSGTLVVQGQALLQVCKTGIRTEIGKIGRSLQSIEVEKTSLQKQTGKLVRNLAILGGSLSALVVIAYGLTRGDWLHGLLAGVALAMAMLPEEFPVVLTIFLALGAWRISRKQVLARRMPAIEILGSATVLCVDKTGTLTHNQMTVGQLYAHDKHLVLDNAGNTPLPEDFHSLIEFSILASQRDPFDPMEKAFHKLGHECLAATEHIHRDWTIVLQYPLSKELLAMSHVWKSNVESDYIIAAKGAPEAIADLCHFDNEQKSALTVQITTMAESGLRVLAVAGARFTNGDDLPSQQHEFDFEFLGLVGLVDPVRASVPSAIAECYEAGIRVVMITGDYPATARNIATQIGLKDPDHIISGEELNAMSDSDLRSRIADVNVFARVIPEQKLRIVQALKANGEVVAMTGDGVNDAPALKASDIGVAMGGRGTDVAREASGLVLLDDDFSSIVAAIRLGRRIYDNLRKAMAYIFAVHVPIAGLSLIPVALGWPLILMPIHIVFMELIIDPACSTVFEAEEGEANVMRRPPRDPNESIFDKRTVIWSLLQGLSVLLVSLSVFIVWRNIGATIEESRAMSFATLIIANLTLILTNASWSRSILATLRSKNQAMLWVLSGAFSFLALVIYVPMFSKFFLFSRLNSLEGLACMVAGLTSVAWFELPKLIMARRGKAFLSKS